In the genome of Pseudomonas protegens, one region contains:
- a CDS encoding START domain-containing protein: protein MGSLYRMAVLCGFTVLLSATAHAEDWQTAKDEDGIKISLSEVAGSKYKAYRGVTTMKTSIAKLRALQEDVAGACAWIHECKTQKLLKHEGDQTWTYTQFNTPWPVTARDSVLHITTSEAADGSLTRKLEGVPTYIPEEKGFVRVSQVEGYWKFVPKGADQVEVTYQVHTEPGGSVPSWLANKFVVDAPFNTLKALKTRAEKP from the coding sequence ATGGGTTCGCTGTATCGAATGGCTGTGCTCTGTGGCTTCACCGTGCTGTTGTCGGCAACGGCCCACGCCGAAGACTGGCAAACGGCGAAGGATGAAGACGGCATCAAGATCTCCTTGAGTGAAGTGGCCGGTTCCAAATACAAGGCCTACCGTGGTGTCACCACCATGAAGACCTCCATCGCCAAGCTGCGTGCGCTGCAGGAAGACGTGGCAGGCGCCTGCGCCTGGATCCACGAGTGCAAGACCCAGAAACTGCTCAAGCACGAAGGCGATCAAACCTGGACCTACACCCAGTTCAACACGCCTTGGCCGGTCACTGCCCGTGACTCGGTGCTGCACATCACCACCAGCGAAGCCGCGGACGGCAGTCTGACCCGCAAGCTGGAAGGTGTGCCGACCTACATCCCGGAAGAGAAAGGTTTCGTGCGCGTATCCCAGGTCGAGGGTTACTGGAAGTTCGTGCCCAAGGGTGCCGATCAGGTCGAAGTGACCTATCAGGTGCACACCGAGCCCGGTGGCAGCGTGCCGTCCTGGCTGGCCAACAAGTTCGTGGTGGATGCTCCTTTCAACACCCTGAAGGCGCTCAAGACCCGTGCCGAAAAGCCGTGA
- a CDS encoding YkgJ family cysteine cluster protein translates to MKCREGCGACCIAPSISSPIPGMPNGKLAGERCLHLSVEHLCGLFGRPERPAVCGAFQADPEVCGESREEAIRLLGWWEQVTAA, encoded by the coding sequence ATGAAATGCCGTGAAGGTTGTGGCGCCTGCTGCATTGCCCCTTCCATCAGCTCACCGATCCCCGGAATGCCCAATGGCAAACTGGCGGGAGAACGTTGCCTGCACCTGTCTGTCGAACACCTGTGTGGCTTGTTCGGTAGGCCGGAGCGGCCAGCGGTGTGCGGCGCGTTTCAGGCAGATCCCGAGGTTTGCGGCGAAAGCCGGGAAGAAGCCATCCGCTTGCTCGGATGGTGGGAACAAGTGACAGCGGCTTAG